Part of the Nitrospirota bacterium genome, TATCAGCAAAAAACCCTTTAAGGCGGCATATGAAAGGTCCGATGTGTGCGCAGTGCCTGCGGCATCGGTCATCGGCGAAGCGGTTACAGCCCTTGCAATCGCTGATTCTTTCCTTTCCAAGTTCGGCGGCGACAGCATGGAAGAAGTGAAGAGAAATTATAAGGGATACCTGAAGCAGATAAGTGAATTCTGAAATGTATTTCATGGCCAATGACGACTAACCAATAACCTGCTATAATTTAATTCAAGGTAACTAATGAAAATCGTACTTACAGGCTTTATGGGAACAGGCAAAACTTCTGTCGGCAAAGAGCTGAGCAGAAAGCTCGGATACCAGTTCATTGACACCGATGTGCTGATTGAGGAGCGTGAGAAAAAACCGGTCTCTCTCATCTTCAAGGAAAGCGGCGAGGAGTATTTCCGCAAGGTTGAACAGGCCGCGGTTGAAGAAGTCTCCCGGATGAACAATGTTGTAATCGCCACAGGCGGCGGCGTTATCAAGAATAAAAAAAATGTAGAGAACCTCGGCAGAATGGGTATTATCTTCTGGCTTCAGGCAGACCCGAAGATTATTCTCAAGAGAGTAATGCTTGAGGGAGGCAAAAGGCCGCTGCTTGATGTTGAGGAGCCCCTGCAGGAGATCAACAAACTGCTAACAGAGAGACTTCCGCTTTATCAGCAGGCTGATGCCTCAATTGATACAAATTATATTACGCCTGAAGAGACCGCACACGAAATAATTGAAATGTTAGGGCTTGACACGCAGGTCGTCACCGTTGATCTGAAAGAAAGAAGTTACGACATTGTCATCGGGAGCAAAGTCCTCCGGAGACTTGGCCTCAGGGTGAAAGAATTCAGGCCGTCCAAGGTCGCCATCGTCAGCAACAAAACGATCTTCCCTCTATATAAAGAAACGGTCCTTAAATCGCTGGAAGAGTGCGGCATAACGCCCACCGTCATTCTCATCCCCGACGGAGAGGAATACAAAGACTTCATGTGGACCTACCACATACACGGCAGGCTCCTAAAGGCAAAGTTTGACAGGGACGGACTGCTCATTGCCTTTGGCGGCGGGGTCATCGGAGACATTACCGGCTTTGTGGCGTCAACTTATATGAGGGGCATAAGGTGTATCCAGGTCCCGACTACCCTGCTTTCACAAGTCGACAGCTCGGTTGGCGGCAAGACCGGGGTGAACCATCCGCTGGGTAAAAACATGATAGGCACTTTTTATCAGCCGTCGCTGGTCATGATTGATATTGATACATTAAGGAGCCTCCCGAAAGGCGAGTTTTCATCCGGCCTTGCGGAGATTATCAAATACGGCGTTATCGCCGACAAGGAACTCTTTGACAGCCTCGAAAAAAACAGGGAGGACATCCTCACTCTCGGCGACAGCATTATAAAAACCATCAAACGTTCATGCGAGATCAAGGCCGGTATCGTATCAAAAGATGAAAGGGAATCCGGCCTGCGCGCGATCTTAAACTTCGGGCATACGATCGGCCACGCATTGGAAACCGCCACCGGCTATAAAAAATTTCTTCACGGAGAGGCGGTCGCAATCGGCATGTGCGCGGCAGCGGACCTTGCGGTAAAAATGGGTATCTTCAAAAAAAGAGAGGCGGGGCGGATCAAGGGCCTCGTTGAATTATACAAACTGCCGGGCGCAATACCCGATGGAATAAATGCCTCCGATCTCATCTCCGCCATGGAGCTTGATAAAAAGGCCAAGGCAGGCAATATCAGGTTTATCCTGCCGGAGTCCATAGGCAAAGTCAGGATAGTGGACAGTGTCGACATGGAATTGATTAAAGGTGTTTTGTAAATTACGCCTTAAACTTCCTTCTCTTCCAGATCAAATAAATAGCCGGATAAATTGTCAGTTCAAGTATCTCAGAGGTGACAACGCCGCCGATCATCGGGGCGGCTATCCTTTTCATTATGTCCGAACCAGCGCCGTGGCTGAACATGATGGGGACAAGTCCGGCGAGTATCACGCTGACAGTCATGAGTTTAGGCCTTATTCTCTTGACA contains:
- a CDS encoding 3-dehydroquinate synthase, with translation MKIVLTGFMGTGKTSVGKELSRKLGYQFIDTDVLIEEREKKPVSLIFKESGEEYFRKVEQAAVEEVSRMNNVVIATGGGVIKNKKNVENLGRMGIIFWLQADPKIILKRVMLEGGKRPLLDVEEPLQEINKLLTERLPLYQQADASIDTNYITPEETAHEIIEMLGLDTQVVTVDLKERSYDIVIGSKVLRRLGLRVKEFRPSKVAIVSNKTIFPLYKETVLKSLEECGITPTVILIPDGEEYKDFMWTYHIHGRLLKAKFDRDGLLIAFGGGVIGDITGFVASTYMRGIRCIQVPTTLLSQVDSSVGGKTGVNHPLGKNMIGTFYQPSLVMIDIDTLRSLPKGEFSSGLAEIIKYGVIADKELFDSLEKNREDILTLGDSIIKTIKRSCEIKAGIVSKDERESGLRAILNFGHTIGHALETATGYKKFLHGEAVAIGMCAAADLAVKMGIFKKREAGRIKGLVELYKLPGAIPDGINASDLISAMELDKKAKAGNIRFILPESIGKVRIVDSVDMELIKGVL